The window agaatgctgactggactgccacgcgtacacCACGtaaaccaaaaccaccgcggattgggtccaGGGGGTAATTCAttcggtttgcatagttggggtgAGGAATGTCCGGTTTCGTAGTTTatggggtaattcggtcgaccgcgatagttcgggggtggtaattcgtactttttcctaatatATAAGATTGCTAGACGATATAAGATTACATAAGTTGatatggtttatgataatttaaatagtatataaaaTGAAGATTCAAATGTAGAAGTAAGGCAATGTGGCATTATGtgagaagaaaataagaaagATGATTTGGAACATAGATTAATCATCCAAAtgctaaaaacaactaaggtgATATAGCTTAACGAGAGAACAAAGTGAGGGAGATAACTTGGactatagattaatcatctaaggactaaaaataattaatgtgATATGATTTATTGAgataagagagaaataacattaagtAAGTGATGATAAaccatatatgtatataggacattataaaaaaatgatggagagatatattaaaatattatgtgaattatgtgggatgatgattcaacatgcttgtattttaaagttctaaaatttaataaattatataattatagataatatagtatgcttgcatgatgtttaagatataataattattagtggataatgatgtgacatctttgcatgttaagttttAGGATTTAGTATGTTGTAACTTTATACTAATAAGATAGGATTTATGGACAAAGCTTAaacccaaaatctcttatatttgtgGACATACAGATGTACTATTAATATTTTTCTAGATTATTAGTAAAACTCAAAATGTGTTGATAGAATTGTAAACGCAATCCATTTCTATCAAATTGATTGCAAAACAGTTATAGAATATGCTCATATTAATAGAGAATATAATAGGCACCCAAGTGGCAAGTGAGCTCAGTAAGACATAAAACTTGATTAGTAGGGATAGGGATGTCCATAACAAATGTCAGTGCTTCTATGGTTCCCAACTACTCTCAGTCTCATGTCTTCCTGGTTCCATTTATGTGGTTCTAATTTGTGGAAATATGCATAATCTCTGCTACACAAATACCTCCATGTATAATATTACTTCATCAGTAGGGCTGAACTTCTATTTTGCATAATATTTGTGCAATTTCCGTTATATTTAACTTCCTATGCTACAAACATATAAATGCAACCCTAAATatgatactctctccatttttttataattgaaACGCATATTCTCCTACTCCAGATTTGTCCAATAATATTATTGTTTTTTACACATTAAAAAACATATTGCTAGATCTAAATCTTGCATCGGACTTTTTTTCTTTCGAGGGGAAACTTGTGCGTCGGACTTAATTATCAATGTAAAGTCAAAGCATTTTTTCGGTAAAAGAGTTCCCAGctattttccataaaaaaagaGTTTCAAGTATTTACAAATTTATTATTGTAAAAAAGAACATGATCAAAGTTCATAAAAACTCAATTAATATGGTCAATTACTGAAAATGAAAAGggtaacaaaaacaaattataagAAACATGTGGACCATCCCATCctcaccccctcctcctctctctctcttcctgtGTTGCGACTTGAGACAATGTGTGTGTGGATTACTGTAGTACTCCTTCTGTCCCAAATCATAAAACCTATAATTTTTCACATGGTTTTCAATTACATACTTTAATCATTATTTTATTTCGTATCATGTTATCAATTATTATGATATTAGTATCACATGAAAGTATTTTAATATACGAATATAATAATGTAACATACATAATATTTGATGTAGATATTTTTAGTGtaattattagttaaaagtTATCGAGTTTGTTTTTTCTGAAAATAAGGATGGCCTATAATTTGGGTTAGAGAAAGTAGCACTAATACACTATGGCTTAGGCTGAATCGTCAGATTCTTTTTAGCTACTGTCACCATATTATTACTATAAATTATTTCCTCCACGTTTTAAAAATAcgttttctaaaaagaaaactCAAACTCTTTTTCCACTGTTTTGCACTATATATTCTCTTCCTATGTTATTATGTttatatttttaacaaaatatttaatttatttttacaatCAAACAGATATAATCTACTCCTTCAAACGGGCAGCagcgcgctgcactgcacaCACACAAAAACTGACAGGGTGCCCTCAAAAAGCGAGTAGAATTTGTAGGGGAGCGCTGCGGTGACATGATAACATCATGGGGGTAGTACCGATGCAATAGTGGTACGTACAACCCCCTCCTTTGTTTGCATCTTTTTGTTCTTTTGAGGTGCCCAAAATATGTCGTGGTACCCCCAATGTACAGCACACATATGCCACCACCAACACCGTTCACGGGCTCGCCTCTGCAGCTAGGTTTAGTAGTACGGCCAAAATCTCAAATCTTTCCATGCAATTTCATCGCAATGCAAAGCTGGTGAAGGCCCGTTTCTTCACTCCCCTTGGTTGGTACTTTTAGGGCATGTTTGATACAGCTCCAACTCATAAATTTAACTTCAGGAGttaagtctggagtggagttgtggagctgcctaaactcagcttcacaactctagttcattttgtgagagagctccacccagctccactcccagttttggtggagctgaaactgtttggctgagctccagctccaggaggggtagagttggagctggaggtgtgtcaaacaggcccttactctccatcccaaaaatataaggaatttcaGAGAAATATGATATACCATAGGACGGAGAAAGTAATAGTACTCCTTTTACccttagggcatccacaatgtactTCAAAACCAGTCCATAGCCAATAAAATAATACATTCAGCTATCTAACCACATTGTGGAAGTAGTCCATAGGAGAGAAATAGCAAAAGTCATCCATAAGCATATGGGCTACCCATATACAATAAAATATGTCATTTGTCTCtatttcctctctcctcctcataCTACTTACTAaccatatacattgtgaatgTTACAATAATTAAAGTCCACAAatgtgggtcccatctatatGGACTACTTTAGCTATATACATTGATGTTGCCCTTAACATTAGTAACCCAATGATGTTTTATTTAGCGAGTGATATGTAGGCTCAGCATGTATAGTACCGTGTTTACGCTTTTATTCTTGGGTGCAAAGTTAACTAAAAACACTTTAATAGGAACATTCGTGTATATATCATAACTAATATTTAAAAGTACTCCTAAGTAATTAATAACACCACACAAAAAGTATTTTCTTTAGTTTCTCCCATGCttttttattggaatttttagccTGATGAGGGTTTTACATATATCAAAGAGAAAAGTTGTGGTATCAGGTGGTCAAGTGTATAAGAAACTGGTCCCAGCTTAGATCCTTTTGATGTACTATATTGAGATCATCGTTTAACCACGAACCAATCACTATTTCACATATCTGATACTGTGTATCTTTGTATGTACTACCGTACAATAGTTTTAGCGACCGACAAACCTCATAAAGGTTTCAGTGACCCGTATGATTAAGATTGCTAATACACTTATATAGCtgctaaatttttttcaaactatATTTTCAATCCTCACATGATTATTGCAAATAAATGCTATATGAAACCTAGTAGAGAGCGGGCAAGAAGATAAAAAATCATAACAAGAAAAAGCATTGAAGGATATCTATAGCCACCCCTCTCTATTAGCATACCAATTCCCAAACAACAATCCATACCTAAAAACCACACACAACAAAATAGTTGAAAACATATCTCAAAAAAATAACTCCGAAGTTTTTGTCAAAAACTCATCcggtcctaaaatataagagatattTTAATTGGTTGGGACATATCGTAGTATTACGAATCTGAATAGAAAGCCTGTCCAAGTTTATAGGATTAGGATATATCCCGTCAAACTAAAATCCTAGAACGGATGGAGtgtaaataaagaaaaaaagggcATCTCTATAACAAATAAGCAAACcgtcaaaaagaaaagaaaacagaaaactGGTTGATCCTCGAAACATCATCGCTTTTTCAATAAAGTATGACTAAGATCACTAACCAACGGCATTTTCTACTACACTTTAGACCATATATACCTGTCGGAGTATTCACGCCGGTTTTGCAATTAAAAAAACCCACCAAATTTgacctaaaatataaggaattttagaAGCCACCCCGGTCGGATCTGGACGGCTGGCGTCTGGCGGCGCTAGCTAGCGACGGTGGCGGCTAACGGTGGCGGCTAGACGGTGGTGGCTAGACGGGGGTgtccgtggcggtggcggtggcgatggtggctgacggtggcggctggcgacggtggtggctgtggcagtggcggtggcggctgtcGACGATGGTACCTATGGCGGCGATGGTTGAAGGCCATCATCCGGCCGACGgtacatcggcggcggcggcggtatgtGGAGGCGGGGAAGGGGTCTGGCGGCAGGAAATGAGGAGTCCGGGTGCGGgcgcgccgtcgacggcgggaACAATTGTGGGCGGTGGCCTTGGCCGAATCGTTGAAGGGACAATGTTGTTGACCGACGACGATCCTTCTTGTGCGGATTGGTGGTGTGGGTTTGGACAGGGAATCGCGGGCGAAAGCCTTGCCGAGCCATTTGACCGGCTGACAACGGCGACGCCGTTTGGCATCGTTCCCCTCCTTGGACGCGTTGTTTTTGCATACCCCTTTCGTTTCCCTACCATATTctccgggtgaaaaccttgcttTGGTTCCGAACGAGCGGTGGCGGTGATTCACGTCGTATCCTCCTTGGGGGCACCGCTTTGAAGAAACCTCTTCGTGCAAGGATATTGTCATTGGTCTATGCATTGGCTTCGAACTTTAGTCCTAGGCCTGGACGAGGTCTTCTAGCTCcatattttgttttgcttttctcaGTTTGGgtcctctcttctcttgtttGGTGTGTTCAACTTGTCTTGAACTATACTCTCTTCTGGAGTGgatctttgtaataattggttgtagttctttttgagcaaaggccgggatattatattccattatctaaaaaaaatctgacctaaaaaaagaaaagcgagCACACGACGCCAAACCTCATCCCTACCGTCCATTCCCCGATCGGACGGCcaccaaaaatccaaaaaaaggaaagaaaataaagaaaatccccctcctccccctccctgtCTTTCCCACAAGGGAAGGGAGAGAAACCGAGGAGACCAAGCAAAGccaaagggaaaaaaattcgCAAAGCGCACACGCCCATTCGCACACGAGACGACGCAGCGATCGAGCAGCGCAGCgcacagtagcagcagcagcagccgagcgactgagcgagcgagagagccctactccgcctccgcctccgcctccgccgccgccgctcgccgcggcgcctccctctccggccgccgccgccgccgccgcctgcagcgCCGTTCGCGTGGGCGCCTCTCGATCTCTCGAGGAAAAAAGCGGGGAGGCGCGGGCGCTGCCGCGTCCCTTTTTGCTGCCCGGAGATCCGCCCcggggtggggcggcggcaTTCCTTCGCCTGGTAAAACCCTAGACTCCCTTCGATTCGGGTTCCCCCTTTGCCTCGCGCCGCGGAGGAATCGGGCGTTTTCTGCGGCGGGGGTTCCGCTCGGTCCGGGGGCTCCTTGCGCGGGCGGTGTTAATCCGTTTGCTCGCTGGGTCGGGGTGGGTGGGGGTGGGTTCGTGCGCCGACACCTGTAGCGGGGGCGCCCGCGTGTGGGGGGAATTTGGGCGTGGGGGAGTTCGCCTCCCCCTGCGTGGTTGGGATCTGGGGGATTGTAGATTTCCTCATTCTTTTGTTAGGCTAGAGAACTGGTAGTACTATTTTGGCATTGATGTGGTCAATGTGGTGCGCGCGAGTTAGGTCTTATGCAACAGGATGTTTGTGGGGAGATATGGGCGGAATGTATTGCATAAGATTGTGGATGGATTTCAGCGCTTTGCATGAATGTTTGGGAATGTAATGATACGTTTCAGGTATTCTAATGCCTTCTTGGCTAGAAATTTTGGGTATATTACAGTGAAGATGTGACTCTACCAACTTGTCCTTTTTTGGGTGGGTTTGAGTATTTAGCCATTCACAGATAATTTTTGTTTCCACCAGTATGGTAGTGTCTGGTATAGCTTCAGCTTATGTGCTTGTAAGCTCATGTCGTCATTCTGAAGCTACCATAAAACCTTTTTGCGCCCTGGAAACGCCAATCAAGCTTTGGCCTGAGAGATCGATCTTCTAATGCATATAAATGAGGCCCCAATAGCTTGTTTGTCAAGAAGCTTAATGTTCTCATAGCCCCTAAATCTTTGAATGGTTTATGTTATGATTGTCATTTTCCACTTTCGTGATAGTGCAAAGTGGAAAACTCTAAACTTAATTTTTGTTATGCTGCTTCCGTAGGTCAATCAGCAATTTGGAATGATTTTTCAAGCTGAAGCAGAGAATTATCGAAGTTGGATGATAATATTCTGTTAGGGACATGCTCCAACCAAGGGAATCCGATGTGCCTGTACTATTTGTTGTATTTATTGTACTTCCGGTGATAGCTTATTTTCTTCTTGGAAGATGGCATGATGCTGTAAGTAAGAAGGCACGGGTAAGTGTGCTGGCCCAGCGAGCTGCAGAAGAAACCTTCAAGGTGGAAACAATGGCGACTCCAGACGTTATATTGCCAGGACCTTCTTTAAGACCCATGCCTTATATGAGATCTGCACCTTCTGCAAGACCCGAATACCATGAGTGTGCTACTTGCCACGGGCCTGCTAAGACTCGCTGCTCCAGATGCAAGTCTGTTAGATACTGGTAAGATACTCTGTTTCTCTTCTCCATCATGTGCTGTCTATTCATTATAATCAATCTGTGTACCAAATAAACTGTGCCCCTCGCATGCTATTGAGTATTGAAATATGGTAACTATTACTCTTTTATGTCCTTAATAGTACCGTAGTAGGTATTTGGAAGTGGCAATTTGACTGTATATGACTATAGCAATTCTGATAACCTTAACAGCtggtatttaaaaaaaaaaagctaaattcAGTATTTGCCACTCCTCAAGTTGCCCTTGCACCACATCTCTCTCTATCATGTAGCCTATCCACATCTCTCTCTATCATGTAGCCTATCTGATTGTGTTAATTAATGTACATATTATGACTTTTGATGTTCAACAGCTCTGGAAAGTGTCAAATAATTCACTGGAGGCAAGGTCATAAGCAAACATGTCAGCAATGGAATGGTTTTGGTACTAGCAGCTCTGGTGGACTACCTCCTACTGAGAATACTGAACAGATGCCATTCTTAAGTAACCTGAACTCACCTCTTCGAGGGAGCGATGTTCATCTGCATGACATGGATTTCGATACCATGTCAGAGCCATCCTTTGTGACAACAGATAGCTATAATCTTGATACCAGCCCATTTCTGTCAGACCGAAGCAACATGAATAAACCAAACCAATTTCTACATACAAGTGAAAATGGTGCTGCCATTGGATCTTATGAGAAGAACGACTATAGTATTGATGGAGAAGTCCCTTCTTCTGAGATTCTGTCAGGAAATAAGGTAGCTTAGCCAAGCTCTTAACTACAATTTTCttttacaagatttgttttaaGTAATCCAATCCATTACATTATCTTTTCAGGGTTTAAATAACAGTTCTGGTTCAGGTGAAAACTGCGGAAACCGTGATGTAATTTATCCTCTCAATAGTGTGGTACATCAACCCAATAATTATGCCCCTGAAATAAGAAAGCGGCCCAAAGCAAGCATCACGGTTTATGAATCTGATAAAGGCGTGTATTTAACTTCTGATATGATCAGTTCTGGTGAGGGGCCATATGCTTCTGCTGCAGAGTCACTACAAAGAAGTAACTCGTCTGGAAATGTTACCGGAAAAGGAAACATGATACATAAGAAACCACCATACCCATCTGGTAAAGTGTCATcatcacaaaaatcacaggagaaGGTGTTGACATCACATCAATATGATGGGCATGAAAAGAATCCCCACAACAAAAATGAGCAAAGTTAGTGCATAATTTCTTTATTGGATAAAATGGCCTTGCTTTGTCATATGGTTACTTCGTTGATCTCATATATTTACTACATTTTGCAGGATCTACCAAAACAGCTGTTTCAACAAACAGCAGTTTGCAAGGATGCAATGGCATCTCAAAAGCAGGAGCATCAAAGGTTGAAGCCCTGAAGAAGccttcaaaatttctcaaaaccAGTCTGGTGGGTTTGATCAATGATAACAAGAGGAGTAAGGTTTGAATCATCCACAATATATCTCGAGTTAGTTATTTCAGAGTTTCTGTATCAAAATGCTGAGGGTATTGTTTCTAAATTGACACTTCAGGTACTGTTCCCATATGAAGATCTTGTTAAGTTTTTTCAGTATGAAGTACGGGGCATCTCACCTAGAGGTCTTTTCAATTGTGGAAATAGGTACTTAACATTGTTCATTGAGTGTTCATTGTAATGAGTTCTGCAAATAACAGAACCTAAGAATCTTAACAGAAAATATGACTCTTGTTTCTTCCATTCTCATCTCCATGTTCTAAACAATTGTTTGTTCGCATGTCACTATCTGATTGTTATTGCTCCTTTTTTTTGCAGTTGCTATGCAAATGCTGTTCTACAATGTCTCATGTGCACAAAACCCCTGATGATCTATCTGCTTCTGAGACTGCATTCCAAAGACTGTAATACCAAAACTCAAGCCCCCACCCTCCTTGGTGTAGTTGTGAAATCTCTCACCATCTCTGATTTCTTTGACATTGATTGCTTTATTCTTTTAGGTTGCTCAAAGAATTGGTGCCTCATGTGTGAACTTGAGCAATATGCTTCAACTTTGCGTGAAAGTGGTGGCCCTGTTTCTCCAAGTAGAATCCTTTCTAATCTGAGGAATATTGGATGTCGCTTGGGTGGTGGAAGTCAAGAAGATGCTCATGAATTTTTAAGGTGCTGTAACTGTTACATGCTACTTCTAGTTTTCATTTGTGATTGCTTGCTACCTTTTTTAGGTTGTTCTAGTGATAAGATAACTTCAGTAGAAGTGGGAGTAATGCTTAGGAAACCCTGCCAAAACTTCTATTCCACATTATTGCTTCATCACTATCAAAATTTATT of the Oryza sativa Japonica Group chromosome 2, ASM3414082v1 genome contains:
- the LOC4328857 gene encoding ubiquitin C-terminal hydrolase 15-like; amino-acid sequence: MLQPRESDVPVLFVVFIVLPVIAYFLLGRWHDAVSKKARVSVLAQRAAEETFKVETMATPDVILPGPSLRPMPYMRSAPSARPEYHECATCHGPAKTRCSRCKSVRYCSGKCQIIHWRQGHKQTCQQWNGFGTSSSGGLPPTENTEQMPFLSNLNSPLRGSDVHLHDMDFDTMSEPSFVTTDSYNLDTSPFLSDRSNMNKPNQFLHTSENGAAIGSYEKNDYSIDGEVPSSEILSGNKGLNNSSGSGENCGNRDVIYPLNSVVHQPNNYAPEIRKRPKASITVYESDKGVYLTSDMISSGEGPYASAAESLQRSNSSGNVTGKGNMIHKKPPYPSGKVSSSQKSQEKVLTSHQYDGHEKNPHNKNEQRSTKTAVSTNSSLQGCNGISKAGASKVEALKKPSKFLKTSLVGLINDNKRSKVLFPYEDLVKFFQYEVRGISPRGLFNCGNSCYANAVLQCLMCTKPLMIYLLLRLHSKDCCSKNWCLMCELEQYASTLRESGGPVSPSRILSNLRNIGCRLGGGSQEDAHEFLRHLVMSMQGACLDGLGGEKQVEASLQETTLIQQMFGGRLKSKVKCLRCYHESERYENIMDLTLEIHGWVESLQDALTQFTAPEDLDGENMYKCGRCSAYVKARKQLSVHEVPNILTVVLKRFQTGKYGKINKCVTFPDMLDMVPFVTGAGDNPPLYFLYAVVVHVDTENASFSGHYISYVKDMQGTWLRIDDSEVQAVSLNQVMSEGAYMLFYMRSFPRPPKIYIEKGLSSVPTCSKRHSSKSSKGSKQDLNHTESLFASSDQTYGIYDFRPDNGYIQDQHAALRTRNFYHTDDAFADSISTDFSDATSSEWSLFTSSDESSFTTESTRDSFSVVDYGDNAGLDPISSIFGPYYAQDHPPGSFASCTRLSPSNPQTRYFQENTGFVSDSSMPAHLPGNVHRGRYPDRACSSSAEPPASANPRSVYGRYGLSREGFVQTSGFCQM